One Aegilops tauschii subsp. strangulata cultivar AL8/78 chromosome 2, Aet v6.0, whole genome shotgun sequence genomic window, AATTTTCATCATTTATTTGAAGGAAATGCTTGGTTTTCTCTAGATTAGAACACATTGGTGCAGCTTCCTTTTTTGCCCAATTTTAGTTCCAGCATTTGTGTTCCAAGAATAAGATGGCTTGGGTTTTGGTACGTCCTCATGTAGCTTCCATTGTTAGGATACCATGATGTTTTTATAGTTTGAGCTCTCTGTTGTAACATACTATATTTATCTATATTAAATTATGAATAATGTTGTGCCAGGCAAGAAGTAATTTCACCCATGGTCTCACAACTTGCCACATATGTTGAAAAGTGCGCACGACTAGTCACAGAAGTTTGTGGAGTGTGCAGCCATGATACTAATCAGCCACTGATATTGACTGATTAGTCCCGATTGCGGAGTCCACCAACTTTAGAGGTCTACATATATGTGATAAGTTGTGCAACATGGCTATCTATGTCAAATAGTCTTGTTATGATTCAGGAACAAATGAAGGTGATAAAATGATGGGTGATCTAGTTTTCACACAGAAGATGTATGTCATTCCTCTTACGGGCACTGAATGATAAGGCACTTCCATACTCGTTGACATCCTAGCTCAAGTTGTATGAACTACTTTTCACACAGAAGCATGATGATGAATCTTTGCGATATCTTATTTTGGGACTTGCTAATTCACTTGATGTGTATGAAAATTCCATCCTCATTGATATGCATCCAAAGGATCGAAGAACTAGGAGGGCCTATAATGGTGTTAAGTTAAGAGGTGCCCCAAGCTACACAATTTATTTACTTGTCAGACCGGAACATGCATGTCTTGTGTAGTTGTGTTATTCATTTTGCAGGCAATATGTTGCACCCTCTTACGCTGTGGCGCACCCTGGCACAAATGAGGTCATTTATAGCTTGACCTTACAACCTATGAAGTGCTTCAGGCTGCCTATGTTTACAAAGTGTGTATTGCAACTGGCATGGTGAATAAATTGTTTGCTTTCAGCAAGCTACCTTATCTGATATTCTTGCATAAATGAGTGCTAGCTTTCAACGGCTTTGCGTGGTGTTCACAACCTAGCTGATCTGTCCTGATTTGAGCGCTATTTGCCTGTAATAAGATGGTGTCACACCTATGTGTGCATCAACCCAGTGTGATGTGTGATTGCTGAACTAAAAAATCATCTTATGTTTGGTTGATTAAAACATCAAATATTGTTGTAATGAGTACTGTGAGTTACTTGCAAGAGTTTCGAGTGGAGTAATATGTCATGGTAGCTGGTGTCCTAGCACGAGAGTATTTATTTTCTGCTATTCATCTTTATCTCGGCAATTCTATTGTGACTTTAAAAGAATCTAGATTTTTTTAGCATAGAGGTATGACATATATAAATATACCATGTCAAATTTCAATTTCAAATCTAACAGCTCTTTTTTTAAGCAACGACGGCCGGGCTTTATTAATCCGTGGCAATGTTTACAGGGATTACAAGTATATCATCAGGATTACCCAACCAAATATCCAACTTTGTACCGGATTGTTCGCAATAAGAATGAAACTCTTGCGCAGGTGCTCAGGTCCTTTCCACCAGATATTTCCTTCGGGCGGGATTTGATTGGGCCCCGTCTTGTGTCATGGCAACATCTTATGTCCCGATTGGATACGATTAACCTGACACAAGGACGAGATGTGTTTCGCTGGAACCTCACTACATCTAGGTCCTTCATGTTGACTCTATGTACCATGCAGTCACGCATTCACAGGTCCCAGTGGATAATAAGAAGAAAATTTGAAGGTCGAATATTCCACTAAAAGTTGAGACCTTCATGTGGTATCTTCAGAAGGGAGGAGTGCTAACCAAAGATAACCTCGCCGGTTGTAACTGACAAGGAAGCAAGAAGTGTAGCTTTTGTACTCATGACGAGACAATCAGACACGTCTTTTTTCAGTGCAAGTTTTCGTGTTCTACGTGGTCAATCCTTCAAATAGCGTCTAATCTTTATCCACCCACATGTGTTGTTAATATTCTTGGTCATTCGCTGGACAGTATTCCTTATAGATTCAAAACACTAATAAAGGTGGAAGCGTATGCCTTATTATTGttgctttggctatgtagaaatgatgTGATTTTTAATGACAAAAACTCTTCTCTGTTACAGGTTATTTCCGTTGTACGCAATCGCTTCATACATGGTCTATACTTCACAATACGGAGTTCCAACCGCTGTTCAAAGCGGTGTGTACGTAACTGGAGCGAGTGGCCATGGAGGTTTTTTCCTAATATGGGTGGCAGCATAACCTCTGTATCGGCCAATCACGTCCTTCGACATAGGCATAATGACGCTCTTATTTGACTCTACTGGTGCCAATATGTCAGCTTTTTTTAGACTATTTGTGtttggttgtgtgcatcctaATTATGCAGAAGTCAGGTGTTGCTCATCATGATTTGTGTCCTCTTGAACTACGTTATAAGTTAATAAAAGCGCGCTTTATCGGAAAAAAGTGTCCCTACCCTGAGGGTGAATGAAATCTAGCCTAGCCAACTTATGAGCTTCATATTATTACATGAACAGTGCTTAGTTTTATTGGGCGGTGCATTGAAGAGAGCAACTAATTAACGAGCGCTctttcgggagcctcgcaacaaTCAGCTCCACTTGGCGGGCTCTCAGCCATTcaccacgtgtcgcgctctgggcacgccctccggattttgtttttttatttttccgcacgcgttttcggcttttttaACGGTTTCTTTCCCGGGTTTTTTTTTTACGTTTTGGTTTTtcaccggtcttccttagcttttcggTCAAAAAAAAATTGCGCAAAAAACGCCATTTCTTTTTTCCTTTCGTGAGagtcatggttttgcttccgcaagaggcacggttttgctttcgcgggagtcacggccgtgcctctcgaaaacgaaaaaacgcattttttgattttttttttctttcgcgagagtcacggtttttcttctgtgagaggcacggttgtgctttcgcgagagtcacggccgtgcctgtcggaaacgaaaaaaacgcgttttctgtttttttttctttcgcgagagtcacggttttgctcctgcgagaggcacagttgtgcttttgcgagagtcacggcgCCCGTGCCTActcgaaaacgaaaaaaaaaacacattttctgtcttttttccttccgcgagagtcacggttttgctttagaggcacggttgtgctttcgcgagagtcacggctgTGCCTATCAGAAACAGAAAAAACATATTTTCTGTATTTTTtcttttgcgagagtcacggttttgctacCGCGAGAGGCACGTTTGTGcattcgcgagagtcacggccgtgcctcctcggaaacggaaaaaacgtgttttctctcCTTTTTTCCTTCCaagagagtcacggttttgcttccgcgagaggcacgattGTGATTTCGTGAGAGGCACCGGCATGCCTCTTTCAGAAAGCGAAAAACCCGTGCTCTTGGTTcggttttttcgtccggttttttcgtgaaaaaaattcgtcaaaacctatcaacatggtatctagttttgaagatctcgacgcaaGGAATTCAACGGTGAAAgcggtttgagatttggacgcatggtttaagagataaaaacgttttgaataaacggatctacgaaaaagggaaaacttcctggttgcgacaagtggcgcacatgcaacgcaccacttgtcgcaacctgggaagGTTGGAGTGATCTTCGCGACGAGTACTCCTCAACTAATGATTTTGTGCATTGAACCCATTAACACTATGCAAGCTGAATTTCTTATTTTTTTTTCCTTCAGCTGTGTttttaattttagtttcaaaatgGGCCAAATGTTGTCATGGCTTATTACCCCAAGGCAGGTAAACGGCCTCTATAAAGTACTGCATGACTTGATCAAAACGCAAACCAATTCCCTCCCCATGCGCAAGCATCGACGCGAGACAAGATGGAATCTATGAAGGAGTTCGCCCTCCGCCGTTTTCCGAAGCTAGGCAGATGGTTCTGCACCGAGGCCGACGCCGGCGCCGATCAGGCCGTTCCCAGCGATGGCCTGCAGGCCTTCTCCCTCGGCCTGAATAAGCGCCTCGCGCACGACGCCGGCAGGAGGAGCAACCTGGTCTTCTCGCCGCTGTCCGTCTACGCCGGGCTCTCGCTGGTAGCCGCGGGCGCCCGCGACCgcaccctcgacgagctgctcgTTGTCCTCGGCGCGCCGTCGCGGGACTTCCTCGCCGGCGACGTCCGTGCGCTGGCCGAGCAGGCCCTCACGGACCAGTCCAAGACCGGCGGCCCGCGCATCAGCTTCGCGTGCGGCGTGTGGCATGACCGGACCATGCCCATCCGCCCCGCCTACCGCGATGCCGCCGAATCCTTCAAGGCCGTCGCCCGCGCCGTCAACTTCCGCCAAAAGGTCAGTGCAACGCTATCTTCCCTTCTCTTCTCCCATGATGACGGACCTGTAAGTAATCTGCATACGATATATCGATCAATTAATGTCATTGCCAACGTGCATGCATGCTATGCTCCTTGTGCAGCCGGAGGAGGCTACGGAGGAGATCAACGCATGGGTGTCGGCGTCGACGGACGGCCTCATCCCCTCCATCCTTAGCCGGGGCGCGCTGTCAGACCTCACCGACCTGGTGCTCGCCAACGCCATCTACTTTAAGGGCAAGTGGGCGAAGCCATTCGCCGGGTATCTCACCCAGCACGACAAGTTCCACCGCCTTGACGGCACCGCCGTCGATGCCCCCTTCATGCGCGGTCTCGGCAGCCACAACATCGCCTGCCACGATGGCTTCAAGGTGCTGCAGCTCCGCTACGAGGAAGGGCACGGCCCCTTGCTGCCCCAGCCACCAGCTCTAGCTCCCACGCCTGTGCCGATCTACTCGATGTGCGTCTTCCTCCCCGATGCGCGCCGCGGGCTGTGGCGGCTCACCGACAAGATCGCGTGCAACCCCGACTTTCTGC contains:
- the LOC109770975 gene encoding putative serpin-Z5 — translated: MESMKEFALRRFPKLGRWFCTEADAGADQAVPSDGLQAFSLGLNKRLAHDAGRRSNLVFSPLSVYAGLSLVAAGARDRTLDELLVVLGAPSRDFLAGDVRALAEQALTDQSKTGGPRISFACGVWHDRTMPIRPAYRDAAESFKAVARAVNFRQKPEEATEEINAWVSASTDGLIPSILSRGALSDLTDLVLANAIYFKGKWAKPFAGYLTQHDKFHRLDGTAVDAPFMRGLGSHNIACHDGFKVLQLRYEEGHGPLLPQPPALAPTPVPIYSMCVFLPDARRGLWRLTDKIACNPDFLRKHLPRNSVLVGDFRLPKFKVTFGMTMNDVLQEMGVKEAFELGKADLSNMVENGGRRKMALEKVIHMAVIEVNEEGTEAAAATYMTRLGCTPDSRPPAPCVDFVADHPFAFFIVEEVSGAILFAGHVLDPTIK